The Cytophagia bacterium CHB2 region AGAATCCAGTGACATCACCGGCGTATGATCAATGCCGTGTGCATGTTCGAACAACACCCCGCCCAATTTGCCGAATATCATGACAAGATCGTGCGCCGTGAATTGGGCAATCTCACCAATGCGCAGCAGATTCAGCTCCTGCAATTCCTGCCAAACCGTTCCGGTTACGGAGGGCAAATAATTCGACCACAGCGGCGCGAGAAATTTTTCTTCATTGCCTCTGGTGATGGCTTGCACCTCGTTTGCCGGAACAACTTTCGAGATGATTTGGCTCAGGAGTTTGTTCGTTCCCACGCCGGCAGCAGCGGCAAGCTGCAACTCCGCATGAATTGCTTTCAGCGTTTTCCAGCCCATATCAACAGCACGCGGCGTCGTTCTCGCGGTGCGCGTGACATCGGAATGAGCGCGGCCAAAGCGATACGGCTGGACCAACGGCGAAAGGTGCATCAGAATGGAGGTCAAGCGGGCGTTGCCCGAGGAGTAATACGATTCATCCACCGGCAACACGATCAAGTCACGGCACATGCGCCGGGCGCGATAAACCGGCATGCCGGCCATGATACCCGATTCACCGGCGACTTTTGAAACTGAAGCCAATGTCGCCCGTTCCCCGCCCAACGCTGCAACTGCCACGGGCCGGCCTCGCAAGCGGGGAAAG contains the following coding sequences:
- a CDS encoding DNA polymerase IV encodes the protein MDRTILHINIPNFPVALECVRFPRLRGRPVAVAALGGERATLASVSKVAGESGIMAGMPVYRARRMCRDLIVLPVDESYYSSGNARLTSILMHLSPLVQPYRFGRAHSDVTRTARTTPRAVDMGWKTLKAIHAELQLAAAAGVGTNKLLSQIISKVVPANEVQAITRGNEEKFLAPLWSNYLPSVTGTVWQELQELNLLRIGEIAQFTAHDLVMIFGKLGGVLFEHAHGIDHTPVMSLDS